In the genome of Chloroflexota bacterium, the window CGTTCGTCAGGACTGCAGCCTATCCTCCAGGCGTTGGGTTTGGAGTCAGACCAGCGAGCTTACGAAGCCGGCTTGACAAACTGGAAGTATCCGAACCCCAACGCCAGTAGCAGATAAAGCGCGACCGTGACCCACCCAAGCGCATTCGTCACATTCGAAAGCTGTGCCAGCAGGGCGACGATGAAACCGATTGTATCGCCGACGACGACGGCCATGACGAGTGCGCGCAGCGTCACTTCGGAACCGGGTGCGTTTCTGGCGAACCAGAGCACCCAGCCCAGGAGGATGAACGACGCTCCGAAAAGCTGCGTCATCATGGCGCCGCCGGGGGTCAGCGTCACGCCGTAGAACGACATCAGGGTCGCCGGCATCAGTACGAAGCCAATCCCGAAGACAACGACAATGACCGCCTTGATGGTCATCAGCATACTGAGCTTCACGACATGCTCTCCTTTCTGCCCCGTGCGGGGCAATCAAGTACTCCAGGTGTCGCCAAACACGTGCCTTCCCGCACCTCCACAGCGGAAGTCGCGCCTTACACGCCGATTCGAGGTTCAATGCTGTTGCAAAGTTGCTTCGACAGACAAAACAAAAACACCGACCATTGATCTGGCTGGAGCCAGAGCACAACGATCGGCGCAGATTCTCCACGATCCCCCTCCGTGCGAAAGAAGCGGAAACGCGATCAATATGCAGCTGCAAACCCGCTGTCTCATTGTAGAACCGATACGGGGGATTGACAGTGGCAAATGTCCTGATTCTTTCAGGACGGCATGACGTACGGGGATGGTGCGCTTGTGGGGCTACGGAGCGAAGGGCGCCGGATTGAAAGCCCAAGCGCCAAAGCCCAGCGGGGAGCGCAGCGTCTGAAATTAGGCTGCGTTTACTTCGAGTGAATGTATTGCAGGAGCGCGGGAGGAGGCAGGAAAAGCAAAGAGAATGCCGTGTCTGGCATTGAGACAAGCATCAGGCATGCTTTTCCAGTAAGGATTGCACGCGCAGATCATCCAGTGCGGCGTCGGTCGGCAGGGGGCCGTCCGGCCTGAGCAGGCCGCGCAGCCGCAGCGGGGTGTCCGTCGCGCGCGCGGTGGGCTGCAAATCGTCGCGGATCGACTGTGTCAACATATTGAGCAGATGTAGCCGCTCGTCCAGCGTAAGGTGTTTGATCACGCCAGCCAGTTCTTGAACACTCACGGTGCGCCTCCTCTCATGCGTTCAGTATAGGCGGAACGATGCGCACTTCAAAACAAAGTGCTCGTATTGGCGCCGACGGCGAAATCGCGGGACCTCAGAACTGGTGCGGTGATCCGGTGGTGGTCGACGATTGCTGCACGCCAGCCGGCTTTCGTTCCGGCGACCGGCAAGACCGAGCTTCGGGTATTGATCCGGCTAGTAGCATGCCGCCGGAGGCACCTATTGCCCAGCAATTTGGCCCATGTGTATCTGAGCCAGGTGGTGCTCAGTTTCCAAATTGAGAATAGCTGCGGCTAAGGGCTTCCAGTTGGTGGATTACTTTTCTTGCGGAACACCTCAATACCTTGTCCGCGATCCATGCGATTCGGGGCCAGTTGGTAGGTTTGCCAAAACCACGGGTCGCTCACGACTGGCGACATTTCTGAAACAAGGGCGACCCACCACTCGGGCTGGTATTCTTTGACCACATGCAGCGAGTCCTTGCCAACCGTATTCAGGCTGACAAGCCCGCCCGCATCGACCATTGTTCGCCGTGTGAAGTATCCCAAGACTCCGATTTCGTTGGCGCCAACGGTGCTCGCACTGGATGATTGTCGAACGATCATTTCCGCGATGAGCCGGTAGGCCCCCTCGCGTCCCTCCGTCCAACGGACGAGCGCCTGGTAATGTGAAGCGACTCTGGCCGGCAGCGACAGCGCAGTTGTCGCAAGCAACACGAGCACCAGGCCCAACTGAACGCCCCGCGCAGCAAGGGCAGGCCCGTGCAACTGAATACGCCGCCATGCCCGTTCGATGCCGGCGGCCTCGAACAGCTTGATAAACCCAATCAGCATGCAGACATAGTACACAGGATACAGAGGGATAAAGTACCACATGAAATATGTGAACACGTTCGCCACAATAAAGACCAAGGAGTAGAGAAGCCCCCAAAGCAGTACGAGTGTCAGCCCCTCGAAGCGTCGTTCCCGAACAATGACGACGATGCCGAGCAGTGCCAAACAGGCAAATAGCAGGCCTTTGTCTGCCCCCGTATTGACCCCGGCGTTATTGGTGAAATATGAAATGTAGTTCTCCGCACTAATCCAACGATCACTCGACATGCCCGCAGCGCCTTTGGCAATTGCCGACTGCGGAAAGGGGGAACCGTAGTAAAGAAGCGTGAACGCGATCCATGGGAGCAGAATCGCTGCAAACAACACCAACGGTTTCCATCCAGTCCATTGGTGGTGAATAACGAGAATCGTGGCTACTGCCGTGACGCAGATAACGCCGTCTATGCGGATCAATATGAGTGTCGCAGCGGCAACAGCCATCAACGTCCAACGCTGTCTCAGCGTGCTCCAGAATACACACTGCATAATGAAGATGTAGAGCGATGTTTCCATTCCAGAAACGGCATAATACGAATATTCTGACGACACAGCAATCAGGAGCGCTGTGAGCAATCCCAGCAACTGCAACCTAAGCCATGTGCAAAGCGAGTAAACCATCACGATAGTGCCTATGTCAGCCGAGAGATTGATCCAGAATGAGGTAAGCTGAATGTCAGCACCAGCAAAACTGGCTATTCCCAACACGATGCCGTATAACGGGGCAGTTGTGCCCAGCACTCGTTCACCCACGTTGTAGACAAACCCGTTGCCGTGTGCCAGGTTGTATGCGTAGCGGTAGGTAATAAATGCATCATCAACCGGCCACGGCCCGAGTCCAAGGCGATAGGCAAGTGCGAGCAGGATAATGCCTGCAAGCAAGAAATACTCTGCAATGAGTGGGCGGTTCCCCAATGAGCGCAAAGTCAGCCAGTTTCTTCCGAATGTAGCTTTCATGTGCTCATGTCGAGAACCAGCCTGAGTGCCGCTGCGAGCAGCACGGGTGAATCTGTGTGCCATGGTATAAACACAGCGATGCAGCGCTGTCCACAAAAGCGACGCCCGTGCTCCGCTCGGGAGGGGCGGCGTTTGGATCGTGGCCGCCTCTTGTCGAACGTGCCTGAATAGGTTTGCAATTTCTGGAAACCTGAAGGGCTACCTGTCTGTCACAATCCGTGTCCCCGTCTCGCCGCGCAGGGCGCGGGCGATGCTCTCCGGGTTGGTGATCAGCACTTCGCGGCCGCCGCGCGCCAGGAACCCGAGCGCCGCCTCGATCTTGGGGCCCATGCTGCCGGCGGGGAACTGACCGGCCGCCAGATGCTCGCGCGCCTCGGCGACGGTCAACCGGTCGAGATCGCGCTGCGTCGGCTTGTGGTAGTCGAGCGCGACGCGCTCCACGGCGGTCGAGATCAGCAGCAGGTCGGCGTGGATTTCGCTGGCGAGCAGGGCCGAGGCGTAGTCTTTGTCGATGACCGCCTCGACGCCGCGCAGATTGCCCGCCTCGTCGCGCACGACCGGGATGCCGCCGCCGCCGACCGCGATCACGACGAAGCCGTCGGCGATCAACCGCTCGATCACATCGACCTCGACGATCTCCTGCGGCTTCGGCGACGGCACCACGCGCCGCCAGCCGCGCCCCGCATCCTCGACCATCACCCAGCCGCGCGACTGCATATACTCGCGCGCGCGCGTCTCGTCGTAGAACGAGCCGATCGGCTTGCTCGGCTTCTGAAACGCCGGGTCGGCCGCGTCCACCCGCATTTGCGTGACGACGGTCACCGCCTGCCGCGCGATGCCGCGCCGGCGAAACTCGTTCTGCAGGCACTGCTGGATCATGTAGCCGAGCGCGCCCTGCGTGTCGGCGTCGCACGAGTCGAGCGGCACCGGGTGCAGGACGTGCGACGCCAGTTCCGAGCGCAGCAGGATGAAGCCGACCTGCGGCCCGTTGCCGTGCGTGACGACGATGTTCCAGCCGGCCTCGACCATCTCGGCGAGGGGGATGGCGGTCTCGCGGGTCGCGGCGAACTGGTCGCCGACCGTCTGATGCTTCGCGTCGGCGATCAGGCTGTTGCCGCCAACGGCGACGACGGCAGTGGGCATAGGCTGCGGCCTATCGTCGCGCCTTGCGCGCCACGGTCTTTTTCGCCGGCTTCGCCTTCGGCGCGACCTTCTTCGCGCCCGGCAGTTCGACGCCACCCATCAACCAGGCGATGATCGCCTTCTGCGCGTGCATGCGGTTCTCGGCCTGGTCGAAGACGATCGAATTGGACGAGTCGGTGACGGCGTCGGTGATCTCCTCGCCCCGGTGGGCCGGCAGGCAGTGCATGATCAGCGTCTGCGCCGGCGCGGACTGCATTAACCGCTCGTTCAACTGATAGTCCTTGAACGCCTCGCGGCGCACGGCGTTTTCGGCCTCCTGCCCCATGCTGGTCCAGACGTCGGTGTAGACCACGTCCGCGCCACGCAGGGCGTCGTGCGGGTCGGTCGTCCAGCGCACGCGCGCGCCGCTCTCCTCCGCGAACTCCATCGTCAGCGCCATGACCTCCTTCGACGGCTTGTACGCTTCGGGCGTGGCGATGGCGATGTTCAGCCCGATCTTACTCGCGCCGAACAGCAGGCCGTTCGCCATGTTGTAGCCGTCGCCGATGAAGACGAACTGCTTGTCCTTGAAGTCGCCGATGTGCTCGCGCAGCGTCAGCAGGTCGGCCATGACCTGGCAGGGGTGGTCGTAATCGGAAAGGCCGTTGATGACCGGCACGCTCGCATACTGCGCCATGGTCTCCAATGTGCTGTGCTTGAACACGCGCCCCATGACGCCGTTGACGTAGCGGCTCAGCACGCGCGCCACGTCGGGCACCGACTCGCGCACGCCCATGCCGATCTCGCTGTTGCTCAGGTAGAACGCGTAGCCGCCGAGTTGGTGCATGCCCATCTCGAACGAGACGCGCGTGCGCAGCGACGGCTTCTCGAAGTAGAGCGCCAGCGACTGCCCCTTCAGGATCGGCGGGTTGCCGCCGCGCTTCCACTG includes:
- the arcC gene encoding carbamate kinase, which codes for MPTAVVAVGGNSLIADAKHQTVGDQFAATRETAIPLAEMVEAGWNIVVTHGNGPQVGFILLRSELASHVLHPVPLDSCDADTQGALGYMIQQCLQNEFRRRGIARQAVTVVTQMRVDAADPAFQKPSKPIGSFYDETRAREYMQSRGWVMVEDAGRGWRRVVPSPKPQEIVEVDVIERLIADGFVVIAVGGGGIPVVRDEAGNLRGVEAVIDKDYASALLASEIHADLLLISTAVERVALDYHKPTQRDLDRLTVAEAREHLAAGQFPAGSMGPKIEAALGFLARGGREVLITNPESIARALRGETGTRIVTDR
- the argF gene encoding ornithine carbamoyltransferase, giving the protein MRHLLSLADCTPAEINGLLDLAVKLKKQWKRGGNPPILKGQSLALYFEKPSLRTRVSFEMGMHQLGGYAFYLSNSEIGMGVRESVPDVARVLSRYVNGVMGRVFKHSTLETMAQYASVPVINGLSDYDHPCQVMADLLTLREHIGDFKDKQFVFIGDGYNMANGLLFGASKIGLNIAIATPEAYKPSKEVMALTMEFAEESGARVRWTTDPHDALRGADVVYTDVWTSMGQEAENAVRREAFKDYQLNERLMQSAPAQTLIMHCLPAHRGEEITDAVTDSSNSIVFDQAENRMHAQKAIIAWLMGGVELPGAKKVAPKAKPAKKTVARKARR